The genomic region TAGTTATATCAGAAGGACTCTCAGTCATGTAGCCATTAGGAAATTCATCCACAATTAATATTGCACTTTGACCTCCTAGAACCCAATCCTCTGGATGACTCGCTACATAATTTTCAGAAACCTCATCACATCTTTCATATACTTTCTTAACTAcgtgtttctttatttctgaaaataaaCTATATATAAAACTTTGTGCTCTGCATACAGTTTCAATAAGACTTACCTAGATAATTGGCAGTAAGTTCACTGGGTATCATTTGACACCATCCTAATATCAGTTGAAGGCACATTTTCAGGTCACATTTGACTCcaacaaaaaaagaattttctctAATAGACTGTTTCCTTGTACAATTGGGACACGACCAACTATATTTATCTACAATTCTTGCTTGATTCCAAGCTAAACTCCTGCCTTTACAATCAGGATGTGGACAGGTAGAAACAGTCCTAATTAAACTCATTTCTTTTAACCATCCGCATAATTCTCCTTCGTGTCCCTGCTGTAACATTGGTCTGACAACAACGTCAAAATACCCTCCTTGATCTCCGAATCTCTCCAAACATTgtctgaaaataaatattacaataacgataaagaaactaaatcttccaataaatacttccaatcttttttaatatactcAAAAGTTTTAAAAAGCTAGGTATTTTtagaatgaaattatatgaacgactatataacattttaaaaaataaaacggttCACGTTTGAGCCCACGTGAATGAACAAATTCGTGGCACACGAACAGTaagtggaaaagaaaaatcaatacTCTTCTAGGTTAAATGTAACATTATTACTctcgaaattagaaaataatattgatgaAATGTTTTAATCACTCGGTCAATAAGGATCTTTTAGTCAATGGGAAACACAGCACGATATTACAAAGAGGGAAAGATAAAAAGTGCAATATAGTTTGGAGTAGCAGAAGCAACAAGTATAATTAGCGCGAGTTCATCAGAACGTAAGGCAGCAATTACCTCGCTTTGACTCTTACGTTCTTCATTTTCGATGCAAAAGTCACCTCCATACTGACACTCCACCACTTGTAAGGAATAAACAGAAAcctataacatttttaaatcaactaaaagtaaacaaaaataagGAAATCAACGAGGAACGAGGAGAGACTGCAAAGCAACCTCGATGTTATACATCCATCGTGTAACGACTTGAATATTTTAGGCATGGAATGTAGTACAGACAAGTTGAGGAATAGACCTCTCACCTAATGCAGTTTTCTGTCTTACGCCTAGAGGGCATTGAAGTCTTATTACCATACATACATGTCATTCCCAACATTACCGTTTCAGCATAGAGTAAAACCATGGACAAGTTACAGCTACTCTATTCTTAGTCAATGATAAGATcataagataaaatacaaaccTTACTAAGCCTTTAACTATCTCTAGAAATGAATGATTGATTTAGTCTGATTTAATGAATGATGATAACGTATAGATGAGGCAATGGACGAAGCTATTACTCTATCGATAAAATAGTGGTCGCTTTCGATCCAACCGTGTGTTTTTCTATCACTAAGAGATGTTTCaagtttaagaaaaatataaaacaattccTATTGATATACGATTTTtcgtattaatttcattattactcgttatatattttgtattaattttcataaaagtatTCTTGTTTGTTGACATCAGAATGAGATTAAAGTGTACAAATTCAAGGGCCACAGCAGGattaatacgaaaaatatcCGATCGAGATTTCGTTTATTAATAGTGTGGCATAAATAATACTTCTATTCAGTAATTGTAAGGGATCAAGGAAAACGATCTTATcagtattaatttttacaaaatttcttatatttacacTAGTTTATACAGAATCCAAATTAGTCCATTTCTCACTGACTGCCCATAGCCATTTTACAACTCTATCATTTTTTGCTTCATTCGAAACTTCTGctactttattattactataacaagaatatataacattatattttagcATAGTATTATATATTGGGTCTGCTATATTCAAATTTGCTAAAATTTTACTGAAACTTACATGAAATATTCTCCAGTCACATCATCCAGAGATGGATCTAACGCAGCAAATAAAACAGATTGCGCTCCCTTTATAGGTGTCTTAATAAATAACCATGTAAGTGTATCTACAGCCAATCTACCTAAAAAGTTTTGATAAATTCCCATATATCGCATTATTTCTGTTCGTACTATACCAGGATGGACGGCATTCACTGTAACACCAGTTCCTATAtgacataaaaaataatgctttatcgattgtattatttttgaataaataattttattttctgttaaaaTGACAAAACCTTTCAATTTATTTGCCAATTCCTTTGTAAATAGAATATTAGCTAATTTGCTCTGTGCATATGCTTCGCCAGGCTCATAGGTTTTGTCATTATTCAAATCgtcgaatttaatttttccacgCTTGTGTGCACTACTTGAAACATTTACAATCCTTGATGGTGCAGAATCTTTTAAAGTGTCTAACAATAAATTTGTTAGTAAAAAGTGTCCTATATGATTCACACCAAATTGCAATTCAATTCCTTCTTGGGTATACATCTTAGGACATCTCATTACTCCTGCATTATTTATAAGAATGTGAAGCTTCTTGTGTTCTACAATGGAAACAGATAATACAAATTATGCTATAGACCTATTGATTTAGATATAATTAGTTCAGGAagaatttctttctaatttaGTATTCAAAAATAGATGaactaaatatatttaatagttaATATTAGTAGTTATTcactttatacatataatgaaactatgttatttcatttcattttatactcTAATAGGATATGGTATATACCTTTCTTAAATTGCTCTACAAAATCCCTAATACCTTTTTGAGATGCTAGATCACATGGTCTAcaataaacatatttattcCTACTTtctattactatgtcacggcGTGTCTAAAAAAATgatcattaattttatatctcacattttaatattactcttaatatgatataaatcatttttttaaaatacattttcacatttttccaTATCTCTACAAGCCATTATAACTGTAGCCTCTCGTTTAGCTAAATCACGAGCTATTTCTTTACCAATTCCAGTATTTGCTCctgttataataattacattatcatttaattttttatcattctcATATAATTCTCCACTAAGATAATCTCtgcaaaacaaagaaaatgaataataagtaaagtaaaatataatgttacgtTTAAATAGGATCACTTA from Bombus fervidus isolate BK054 chromosome 11, iyBomFerv1, whole genome shotgun sequence harbors:
- the LOC139991993 gene encoding retinol dehydrogenase 13; its protein translation is MFAAVSKPFYIYSAGITIIGGGYILRDYLSGELYENDKKLNDNVIIITGANTGIGKEIARDLAKREATVIMACRDMEKCENTRRDIVIESRNKYVYCRPCDLASQKGIRDFVEQFKKEHKKLHILINNAGVMRCPKMYTQEGIELQFGVNHIGHFLLTNLLLDTLKDSAPSRIVNVSSSAHKRGKIKFDDLNNDKTYEPGEAYAQSKLANILFTKELANKLKGTGVTVNAVHPGIVRTEIMRYMGIYQNFLGRLAVDTLTWLFIKTPIKGAQSVLFAALDPSLDDVTGEYFINNKVAEVSNEAKNDRVVKWLWAVSEKWTNLDSV
- the LOC139992201 gene encoding uncharacterized protein; the protein is MEVTFASKMKNVRVKARQCLERFGDQGGYFDVVVRPMLQQGHEGELCGWLKEMSLIRTVSTCPHPDCKGRSLAWNQARIVDKYSWSCPNCTRKQSIRENSFFVGVKCDLKMCLQLILGWCQMIPSELTANYLEIKKHVVKKVYERCDEVSENYVASHPEDWVLGGQSAILIVDEFPNGYMTESPSDITTAKKRNNNSHTILCIAETNTIPTRMWLHMIEAFPEPVKVDKSQGDVDKCKMVKEALKEIAKHSAPGSYIVANNRARCCNFESLQELKQYKIISVEQLQKFDPPGKNKLLNNLETIWQCGVEICEEIQETTHTLGQRIIAKHLWRQRFGTSPSTAFQYMLNHIAEYYRFV